CCGGGCAGAGCTGCCAGGGCTTCGGCGCGTCGTTCGACTGGCTCGCCGACGCCACGGCCGGCGCGACGGGCGCCCACGCGCGCGTCGGCGGAACAGGCCTCTCCACGTCGCCGACCGGATACGCGACGTGGGGCGCGGTGGGCGGGCCGCGTTGGGCGGATCGACTCTCCATCACGAGTGGAAACCCCGCGTCGATCGGCATCACCGTCGCGTGGGACGGCGCCATGGGCGTGGACGTCGCGGCGCCGCCGGGCGTGGACGTCGTCAGCTCCGCGCAGCTCGCCTACGGCTTCTTCGCGGCGCCCGCCGGTCAGATCAACACGGCGACGTACGCGCAGGTGCTGAAGATGGCGACCGACGACGGCGGCGGGCTGCACCAGCGGACGTCGTTCCACGACGTGCAGTCGTTCACGCTGTACACGGGTGGCGGCGCCTACCTCGACTTCGACTTCCTGCTCACGATGCAGGCGAGCGCGCTGCTGACGGAGAACTCTGGCCCGCCCGGGTCGTCGTTCGACGCGTCCGCGTTCGCCGACGCGACGCAGCTGGGGCGCATCACGAGCCTCACGTTCTACGACGGCTTCGGGCAGGACATCACGAGCAGCGTGCAGTACAGCTTCCTGAACGGCACGCTGATCTACCCGTCGGCGCCGGCAACGACGGCTCCGGAGCCGGCCACGTGGGCGTCGTTAGGCACCGGGCTGCTCGCGCTCGCGGTGCGCCGCCGACGCCGTGCGAGCGCGAGCACGACGAGGTGACGCGTCACGTCGCGCGCTCCGCCAGCGCGGGCAGCAGCAGGACACCTATGCCGCGCTCCTCACCAGTGCCAGCCGAGCGAGGCGCGCACCTGTCGCGGCTCCGCGGGGTGGAAGTGCACGTCGTCCACGCCCGAGGCGGGCTCGCCGGGGAGCCGCGACGCGTAGAAGTACTGGATGTCGTCGACGCGGCGGTTCGCGAGGTTCAGCACACTGACCTGCATCCGCACGCCGGTGCGCAGCCGATAGCCAGCGTCCGCGTTCAGCAGCGTCGACGCGCGCGCCCGCACGGCATCGTCTTCCACGAGCGGGTACGAGCCGAAGTGCCGCACGCGCAGTGCACCGAACGCCCCGTGCCTGCTCGGCAGCCACGTCACGCCGCCGGCGACGACGTTCTCCAGCGCGCCCGGGATGCGCGACGACCCGCGCGCCGCGCCGCGGAAGCGCGCGCGGGCGAACGACACGTCGCCGTCGAGCGAGAGCGACGGGAGCGGGCGCCAGTCGTTCGCGAGCGTCACGCCGCCGCGCCGGCTCGCCGCGGACGGCGCCGTCGCGCCCGCGTCGCCGACGAACAGCAGCTCGCTGTCGAGGCCCAGCACCCAGAGCGACACCGTGGAGCGAAGCCCGGTCGCGGACGATACGCGCAGCCCCACCTCCGCACCGCGCGACCGCACGAGCGGGCTCACTCGGCCCACGGAGTCGTGCGTCGCGGGATCGACGGTGATGGTGGTGCCGCGCGCGTCGTTGCTGTGGAAGCCGAGCCCCGCGCCGACGTAGAGCTCCGTGCGCTCGTCAGGCGCGAAGACGAGCGACGCCTTCGGGCTCGCGACCGCGGCGGCGCGATGGCCCGAGTTCGCCGGCGTGTCGCTCGACACGTCGAACGTGTACGCGTCGCCGCGCACGCCGAGCACGCTCCGGAAGCGCGCCGTCCACCGCGACTCCGCTTCGGCGAACACGCCGGTGCCCGTCTCGGTCACGCGGTCGTCGCGCACCGTGCCGACGCGGCGGCGCGCGACGGTGTTGAACAGCCCCACGTCGCCGACGAGATCCGTGCGGTGCTGCACGCCGAACTTCACAACGTGCGTCGCGCCGAGCGCCGCGAGCTGCTGCGTCTGCGCGAGACTGCCGCCGAGGACCACGCG
This DNA window, taken from Gemmatirosa kalamazoonensis, encodes the following:
- a CDS encoding PEP-CTERM sorting domain-containing protein — translated: MHPTARVLPRARLAGAIAALALTTPVGAQPGFFQSSVLSYAAYRTNGAGTISRPCGSTYVALNGPGTAGQSCQGFGASFDWLADATAGATGAHARVGGTGLSTSPTGYATWGAVGGPRWADRLSITSGNPASIGITVAWDGAMGVDVAAPPGVDVVSSAQLAYGFFAAPAGQINTATYAQVLKMATDDGGGLHQRTSFHDVQSFTLYTGGGAYLDFDFLLTMQASALLTENSGPPGSSFDASAFADATQLGRITSLTFYDGFGQDITSSVQYSFLNGTLIYPSAPATTAPEPATWASLGTGLLALAVRRRRRASASTTR
- a CDS encoding TonB-dependent receptor, which encodes MRRSPLVAALLLPAALAAQSSPPRTVDTVKVIGRVDDLVGTARSVSEGRVGRVDLQARPITREAELLETVPGFIATQHSGDGKANQYFVRGFNLDHGTDFATRLDGMPLNMPSHGHGQGYTDLNFLVPELVDHLDYALGVYHTEIGDFGSAGGAEFHLVRAVDRPFATVTGGANGLARVAAGGSSALGSGTLLLGGEVKRYDGPWVRPEGIRKYSGVARWSARRGASDWSILGMAYRNAWNASDQIPRRAVASGLVSRFGQIDSTDGGEAARYSLSAQYRHVGARAVREAHLYGIYSDLTLFSNFEYFLGDAASGDQFSQTDRRVVLGGSLAQTQQLAALGATHVVKFGVQHRTDLVGDVGLFNTVARRRVGTVRDDRVTETGTGVFAEAESRWTARFRSVLGVRGDAYTFDVSSDTPANSGHRAAAVASPKASLVFAPDERTELYVGAGLGFHSNDARGTTITVDPATHDSVGRVSPLVRSRGAEVGLRVSSATGLRSTVSLWVLGLDSELLFVGDAGATAPSAASRRGGVTLANDWRPLPSLSLDGDVSFARARFRGAARGSSRIPGALENVVAGGVTWLPSRHGAFGALRVRHFGSYPLVEDDAVRARASTLLNADAGYRLRTGVRMQVSVLNLANRRVDDIQYFYASRLPGEPASGVDDVHFHPAEPRQVRASLGWHW